In Danio rerio strain Tuebingen ecotype United States chromosome 9, GRCz12tu, whole genome shotgun sequence, the genomic window GATCCTTCTTCTCAAATGCTCCATTGAGTATCTATATAGAGAGGAGACCAAGTTCACCTGCATTGACCCAATTGTTTTACAGGTAACTTCCTAACtaatgtttacatgtttgtaatttttacaatCTAAGAAATAGTTTCATTTACAATTTGCTGTTTTCAGGAGCGTGAGTTTCTTAAGAACTATGTTCAGAGGATTGTTGATGTCCGACCAAACTTAGTCCTGGTGGAGAAGACTGTATCGCGAATTGCTCAGGACATGCTACTAGAGCACGGCATTGCCATTGTGATTAATGTCAAACCTGTAAGTAGCGTTTCACTATTTGAAAGCATTCTCCACATATTTGAACAATGATAGTGATGTAGTCAAGAGTTGTTAAGTGTTATTCTGGCCATATGAATGCCTCAAGAAAAATCTCTCTTTAATCACCACAGCAAGTACTGGACCGTGTGAGTCGAATGACTCAGGGAGATTTAGTCATTTCAATGGATCAGCTTCTTACAAAACCTCGTCTGGGTACCTGCCACAAGTTTTACTTGCACTCCTTCCAGCTACCAAATAGTGAGTCTTTATTTCGTATCTATGGTAccaatttacaaaaacattttttacatttttctaaaaTGCTGTGCAATTTAGGGATGCTATTAGTGAGTTCTAGTCATTGTGCATGCTTTTAAAGGTATTTTTACATGCACATTTCTTTCATTTAACACGAAAGactaatcatttaatttaataattatactcTTTTAGGTGACCTGATTATTAATATCTATTTTCTTCCCACTGTACATTGATGTTACGATGGCTAAATTCAGTTCTTAAAGACAAAGTTCACCCAGATGGAGTATAATATCTGAAAACATattgatttataaaatgcaacTACTGCAAATGCTACTGGCATTTTGAgacttaaacaaaaaatctacagGCAAACAAAAAACTATACCCATGGTTTCTGATCATACATTAAGTTGGTAAAAAATCAAAAACCTCTGCCTACTCTGCCtaaagggggtcgcacaccagatgcgccacacagcgccatgcattttataattctaaacataggtgTCTACCAGGGtacacacacaccggcgccgcaagtcggcagcagtcccagccatgactcaggacactgttcatattttttGCTGCGCCACAGATCGCCATTTGAATCGTTTCATAAATAATAACATTCGAATGTGTGCGTCTGATGTGCGATACTTCCAaatgtcatgtgcgcgccgtgtcacAGCGCCGAGGGGCGCATGCGGTATGTGACCTGCTTAAGACTTGCATTTTTTTAATCCCTATGGACCACAGCTAAAATTCTGTTTAATGTTCTACTGGAAAACAGTTACCTACATTCAGAGCAATTGAATGTCATTTTTTGatttttaagtgaactgtccctttaaggggaGTTATGCTATTACAGAACTGATAGGATTTCCATCATATTAgctttatttataacttttcgtTTGTCATTGATCTGTTAACAGGTGAAGTGAAAACCCTGATGTTTTTTGAGGGCTGTCCTCCTCAGCTGGGCTGCACTATTAAGCTCCGCGGAGCCTCAGAGTATGAGCTGGCACGGGTAAAAGAGATCATCATTTTTATGGTGTGTGTGGCATACCACTCGCAGCTAGAGATCTCTTTCCTCATGGATGAGTTCGCTATGCCTCCCAGTCTGGCTGAGAGTTCTTCTTTCCCATGTCTGCTGGAAAGCACCACTTTACGGGAAGAGGATGAAACTAGTGGGGAACGGGAAAGCCAAGACAATGATGAGTCTACACTGGGAGATGACAATCTCACACTTGTTCCAGGAGATGACTTTGAGACAGGATTTACAGGGACTATCAAAGCCCACAGTCGAGAGCCTTCCACCTCTGAATCTTCTCATAAAGATGGAGAAAGCcccagaataaataaaaatgcttcaATTACCTCCTTCTCTGGAGGGGAGGAAGAAAATATAAAGACCTCCACGCCACTTTCCTCCTTCTCTTCCACCTTTCCTCAGCCGGTGACACCACCTTTCCTGATATCAGACGTAAAAGAAATGTCACAGGAAGTGGTCAAGGGGTCAGGTGAAGGGGAGAAGAACAAATATCTGGAGTCGACTCTGGTCCATCAGGACAGCACAAGCTCTGAGACCTCCCTTCCCCCAACTCGGCTCTTTAGAGACCCCTTACAGGACGACACAGGCCTGTTTGTGACAGAGCATGTAGCTTCTTCAGATGACCGCCTCAAATCCATCTCTGCTTTATTCAAACAGGAGCTAAAAGACATCATCCTGTGCATTTCACCCTTTATTACCTTTCGAGAGCCTTTCTTGCTTACCCCAGCTGGACTGCGGTGTCCTAGCCGGGATTATTTCCCTGAACAGGTTTACCTTTCACCTCTGCTGAACAAGGATTCAAAAGAACTGGATGGACGCCGCAAGAGGCAGCTGCTGAAAGAGTCCAGCCCAGGTTCTGGTAGCCTGACCAATGGTTCCGTTTCACACCAGAGAGCCATTCAGATCTTGCCCTGTCACAAACTCACTAGTGCCCGAATAGCAGAACAGGTAGGCAGCAGTCAGCAGCTGGCACGCATGTTAGCGGACTACCGTGCCCAAGGAGGACGTATCCGGCAAAGAGAGGGAACACAATTTCGTGAAGCCCCTCCCCCAAAGGCGCCAATAAAGGCAGATAGTGAAGAAGATAAAGGTGCAGGAGTGATTGACATGACCTGGTCTACTAAGGTGAGGCTTTCATCTGTGCTAGTATGCTTATTTGTGACTTGCACATCCCATTTGTCATCAGGTCTTTAAACTGGCTcctagttacattcagaatagattttagagTATAgtactacttgtctataaatcactaaatggccttaatacattacagatatgctcactgaatacaaacctaacagatcacttagATCTTTGGGTGAGATACCATCagagtaaattagaaattccaagagttcattcaaagcagggtaaatctgccttcagctactacGCCCCCTGCTGCTAggatcagcttccagaaatgatcagatgtgctccaacattaggcatgttcaaatcaagacagaaagcacatctgtttagctgtgcctttactgaatgagcactgtgctacgtctgacagatcgcactattatgtctttcttttttatttaattcattaataacctgttttaacacattttaatctgttttgacctgttttagtcatttttaattcttttaatcattttattttcttgtctTAGTTAGTAATGTTTGTGTAAAGGactttaaattaccattgtgtaagaaatgtgttatataaacaAATTTGCTTTGCCTTGCCTACTTACATTCTGATCAGCGTGAGgactgtttattattaatatacacaACATGACCTAAAATCATCCAGTGTAGAACTCTTTCTATGGTTTACttttgtcattaaatattaaacatgGGCTGCAAATATCATTCTTTAACAAAGTTGCATGTAAAGTTTACCATGTGTTTATTGACATGATTTTTTGCTAAAactaattgtttttatgtttcaGTTGGACTGTTTAAATCCAATCAACCATCAGAGGCTCTGTGTTCTGTTCAGTAGCTCTTCAGCACAGTCTAATAATGCCCCAAACCCCTGCGTCAGTCCCTGGTAAAGTCCCATTACATTTGCATGACCATCATATTTAATGgtataactttattttgatggttccttTAATgctttttgttgaatttaagttacattgcatctacatgccaattaattctcattagattttaagtagactgttaggtttggGTAAGGGTCAGTGtatgttgacatgtacttgcacagtttcttttagtcagtcaaatgtctgttgaaggagcagtatgaGCAGATTCTAAGCAGACagtcaactaatactcaaatgagaagtggCATGTAGTTACAATtaaacttttagtcaacaaaatgtgcaatagggaccattaaaataaagtcttacctaTTTAATTAACATGACAGATTGATACTTATGACTATATCCTAAATATGAAaacgaaaagctcatttttatgaatatgattattattatttgctatgTTTATTCACAGGATTGTTACAATGGAGTTTTATGGAAAGAATGACTTGACTCTTGGTGTGTTTCTGGAGAGATACTGTTTTAGGTGATGTATTATACCAATTTAGACATTGAGATAGTTTCCCTTTTCCAAGAAAATGTGCATAAAGTCTAGGGTTAACTATactaaatgttcatatttggtaTAAGTCAACTCTTGATATTATCTGATACCACAGCAATTAGCTCTTGAGTTGTCATCAGAATTTATGTCATTCAATcaggttttatttatatttgtatatgtggAATTTTAGACCATCTTACCAGTGCCCCAGCATGTACTGTGAGACCCCCATGGTTCACCACATCCGGCGCTTTGTGCACGGTAAAGGCTGCGTCCAGATTGTACTGAAAGAGCTGGACTCGCCTGTTCCTGGATATCAGCACACAATCCTCAACTACTCATGGTGTCGCATCTGCAAACAGGTAAAAACGTTTGGATTGGAAACCgaccaaaaataaaaaactgtatgACTTATGTGATACCCGTTTCGTTTTAGGTGACTCCTGTGGTCCCTTTGTCTAATGACTCTTGGTCCATGTCCTTCGCCAAGTACCTTGAGCTTCGTTTCTATGGTCATCAGTACACCCGTCGGGCTAACGCTGAGCCTTGTGGCCACTCTATCCATAAAGATTATCACCAGTACTTCTCTTACAACCAGATGGTGGCATCCTTCAGGTCTGcatctatataaatataatttgtgtGAATATGCAGGATGTACTCTGAATGTATTCCTGATCTTCTGTCATCTGTAGCTACATTCCAGTGAGGCTGTTAGAGATCTGTCTGCCTCCCCCGAAGATCATCATCAGGAACCAAGGTCCATCGAAATCCAGCTTGCAGCAGGATCTCAAAGACTTCTCCCAGAAGTAAAATATCCTGCTGCATATTCTCTCATCTAGTTCCACCAGATGCCAgctgaattaattaattgtcTATTGTTTTGTAGGGTGGCTCAGGTGTACCTGGCTATAGATGACCGTCTTACCTCCTTAAAAACGGACACATTCAGCAAGACCAGAGAGGAAAAAATGGAGGACATGTTTGCACAGAAAGATGTAATtttctttatataaataataataataataataaaataaaaagaaaataataattttcttttattttctttattcaccTGTGCAAAAACTATTTAATCCAAAGCAATATCCAATTTCCAGTTACTTAAAACTTATATTTTTTCATCTCAGATGGAGGAATCAGAGCTTCGGGGCTGGATAGAGAAGTTACAAGTGCGTCTGCAGACGAGTGTGATTGACTCTTCACAACAACTACAGGCTGTTCTGGAGTCAGTGGTGGTCAAAAAACAGGgcttgtgtgaaaccctgcagtCCTGGAACAACAGGTGAGAACTGGATTCATACAGCTATAGGAATGAAGGCAGTTGAGGCAGTCTCATAACAGCAGAACTGATTTATTATCATCTTCAGACTTCAAGAACTGTTCCAGCAAGAGAAAGGCAGAAAACGTCTATCTGTTCCTCCTAGCCCAGGCAGACACAGACAACCTACAACAGATGAGAGCAAGGTCAGTAATTTCATTAAGTTTCATTAAGTAATTATTAAGTTTAGTATTTTTTAacttgggcagcacggtggctcaatggttagcactgacaactagaaggttgcttgttcgagttCTGGCCGACTAGTGCATGAATTAACTGGCcattgtgtatgaatgtgtgtgtgagtgagacagtgtatgggtgtttcccagtactgttttatggctggaagggtatccgtcgcgtaaaacgtatgccggaatagttggcggttcattgcactgtggtgacccctgataaataagggactaagctgaagaaaattaaatgaatgtataaatgatgAATTGTAGCCTAGTATGTGTCCCATCTCTAAAGTCCTCACCTGCAATAAAAATAAACGCACAAATGTAGATACTGAAGACCAGATTAACTTGTTATTGGAGCATTAGTTGCCCTATCCTGATCTGCCTGCAGTGGGTTTCAAGGAGTGATTCATAAAAAACCTTACTACACATATTTTATGGTTTCTACTTTTAGACTAGTGCTTTGGAGTCTTCTCCTCGTAACCCTTCCCCAGTGGTCCCAAATGGAGACAAAGGTGAGTTCACAGACAATTTTAATATTGAAATAGCTGGACTTGATTGTTCCACACAATAGACTTACAGCCTTTTCTCACAGAGGACCGTCATCTCAATACATTTCCATCAAGTTCAGGGTCCTCGTCGTTACTACAGTTACCATCTCCAGCTGAACAACCTTCAGATGTCATTACAAGCGGACCATCTTTCCCTGATCAGGACTCTGTTAGCAATCCAGAGGGTGACTTTCCTTTGAACTCTTTCTTATGCTTGAAATCATAAATAGTGATGCAACATGACCTCCCTCTTTATCTCTAtacttcttttttctgtttagacATGTTTGATGGACACTTGCTTGGTTCCAATGATAGTCAGGTAAAGGAAAAGTCCACCATGAAAACAATCCTGGCCAACCTGTTACCTGGAAACAGCTACAATCCCATCCCTTTTCCTTTGTAAGTAATGATATAATGGGTACTAAAGAGAAATCCATTCGTTTTCTTTGTCAAGGCCTGGGTACACTTCTTTTACCACATTTCATAGTTTTTTACACACAGCTGTGTGAgcttacattatatatatttagcCATATATGAGCGAGTTTAACACATGAACAGTAGTATATTGTGGACTAGTTTTGTCTCTGCATTTGCTGTGCTACTTTGAGATGTATGCAGACAAGATGTGCAGACGTACACAGACACTCCAGATGATAAATGTGGATGAAAGAAGTGGACTTTGGGTTTGGAACTAATCAAGgtctttcctttttttctcttcttGTTGTGTTAGTGACCCAGACAAGCACTATCTGATGTATGAGCATGAGAGAGTTCCTATAgccgtgtgtgagagagagcccAGCTCCATAATTGCCTTTGCACTCAGGTATAGCATTTTcttatgtttaaatgtttataaattatgAAATATGCTCTTAATCTGTTTAAACCAATTATTTAGTttagctttgttttgtttgtttgtttgtttgtttgttttttgtatttttgggtgtttttttctaaactaaacaggtgattttgcaaAGTAGATTTAGTTAAGTTTTCAATTCATTGAGACAATTGATTTCAGGAAACAGACTTCTCTACAATATTAAGGTTTTAAATAAGTCAGGCactattaaggctgatttatactttcgcatGGAAATACATCATATCATTAACATCattcaaactaattatttttataaattatttaaatgattctaaagatttataaccattcaagattttttaaattcaaacttTGATACATCACTAGCTTTTGTTgatatctcagacagttctacctctatagtttattaaaatatgaatgacaaCAGAACGTGAGTTTCTCtacaaatatatacttttattatggaaagaataaaagcaaaaaaaagtacttacttactaaaaaatactgacaaatttttttttattcagcccacttcacaattcacacattactgccTGGCTAGTTATATGCTAAAAAAGCAAAAATGATctaacattcctgaccattatcaccaataaagcctaaaaACTGGGCACCAGTATATTGTAAACTTATAGGTTCAAATAtaattttccagttatcaaagaaatgatttgttcattttaGCTTCATAGCTATTAAATTGTCTTGAACTCAAAATTGtaatacatcagtgtaaaaactatgaatggtggaaaaacatattctgtaatattaaaaccacctgggtctccaattttgccatggcctctccttttggttttaacaaactaaacccctcaagtttttctaaactttttaacaaaaacgttcctcctttcccactgctgttgcaatttctagccaagaattattgatcctctggttatccctatgatcacgcatggatggatcataaagatgtctgtacaggcaTACCTGTTTCagaaaaaatctcttcaaagtatTTTATATTCAACTAGTCTCAAAAAATTTGGTGCGCTCCACTGGCTGAAATCATGCTGCACTCACCCAAAGTGAACCTCCACAAACACTACGATGATGTCAAGTGAACTAGCGAATCTAGCGTGTCTAGTATAAACCAGCCTCATCACTTACCAGGGTGGTCCTACTCCAGTTCTACTTAAAAGATtgtgttaattatttttattcattcactttaaaaagataattcacctaaaattcaaatgtactcactatttaatcatcctcaagtggttccaaacttttttgtttttcttctgttgatcacaaaatatattttgaagaaagtcaaAACTTGTAAGAAAGAAACtaattttctttattaatttttgggtgaacgatccctttaatcTCGTAAACTAGATCATATGCATCATACatatttaatatacagtaaaGCCCAGCTGCCACTGCAGTATGTTGTTTCACTCTGATTGTTTCCTTAAGTTTCTAGAACATTATTCTAATGGTTCTATTTCTATTCTCAAGCTGCAAAGAGTATAAAACTGCCCTTGAAGAGCTCACAAAGACAACAGCAAAGACTGGAGGTGATGACACTTCTCAGACCATCAggtattaacaaacaatcattgcAAATATTGGCTTTATTCactctctatatatatttatagtggtAAAAAACAGCATGCTGGATTTGTATTTTTTGCTGTCTATAGTGCTGGAGAGAGCAGAGTGAAGAACAGTCCAGCCAAACCCAGTGACAACAGCATGTCACAGCTGAGCCGCAGCAGCGTCGACGCTGATCCACTCAGTAAACCTAACCTAACTATCTAAGAAATACTAGCTGCTAACAAATACTATTCAGAAATTGCTCTATGAGATAGAATTGCTTATGAGATTAAATATTTCGGGATCTCTTTTGCAGAGGAGCCTGAAAGTGCAGACAAACAGAAGAAGCAGACAGGGAACCCACATATTGAGCTGCGTAAGTATCAGTGTCGAATAGTAGGTTGAAACATGAGTTACATTAAGGTCAACATAATAGACCCTCTGATTTAAGTAATTAGGGCTCAACAAACTAATCAATGCATGCTTTCAAAGACTGTATTTAAATAAGCTTTTTAATTGCAGAGTTCTCCGATGCAAATGCTAAGTTCTACTGCCGGATCTACTATGCTGAAGAGTTCCATAAAATGCGGGAGGAGATCATGGAGAGCACAGAGGATGATTTTGTGCGATCTCTTTCCCACTGTGTCAACTGGCAGGCGCGTGGTGGGAAATCTGGTGCAGTTTTCTATGCCACTGAAGGTGGGAACTGGTCTTTTTACAGATTCTGTCAGGTTGTTGGATTCCTGTATGCTGAATCTGGTGTTTTTCTACAGATGATCGGTTTATTCTGAAGCAGATGCCCAGATTAGAGGTCCAGTCCTTTTTAGACTTTGCACCCCACTACTTTACGTACATCACAGGAGCGGTTCACCTAAAGGTAAGCGTTGACCACTTAAACACACAATTCAAACAACACTTAACTTTAGAAGAATTAAGAAATCTACTATATTTTTTAGTCCcaactagggctgtgtgattaatcgaaatcgaatcgcGATTTGAAATGTTGTGATTAGCTAATaacaagaggctgcgatatgaaatatagatgtattatttaatttccgcCACCCAGAGCAATTGCGTGACTGCAGTCTGTGTTTGACAGACTCTCTAGCCAATTGATTGAGCACattttcgttctgcccaatcagaattgtgcaaccgAACTATGCGAAacgcccacaataaaacaaacaaacaggaaagtgcgGTCAAGGGACGAGTGATGATGACATTTGCTGCTTCTGAAGCATTAacagacaaattaatatcaaagaaaaattgGACATAgataatatgggaatattttggctTCAATGTCACAGATACAGAA contains:
- the pikfyve gene encoding 1-phosphatidylinositol 3-phosphate 5-kinase isoform X3, which codes for MAADDKASSSSSVMDWSSEPPPSPTSPSHLTHFKPLTPEQDEPPLRSAYSSFVSLFRFNKEEGRPPSVTEKSQSASSSPQGPRRNWSSPSHSIHGSETHRKHPELLRRTSAASEGRRKSEAPLGSHDPRTAVQLRTALKRLKEIMEGKSQDSDLKQYWMPDSQCKECYDCNEKFTTFRRRHHCRLCGQIFCSRCCNQEIPGKFMGYTGDLRACTYCRKIALSYAHSTDSSSIGEDLSALSDSPCSVCVLEPTEPRTPVGGRKASRNIFLEEDLAWQRKNSIGMRKNHQESQNSGLNSRLTVVQEDIGKSPARKRSASVTNLSLDRSGSSMVPAYESSVSPQNSRALPKTDHSEEERKILLDSFQLKDIWKKICHNTTGMEFQDHRYWLRTYPNCIVGKELVNWLLRNGTISTRAQAIAIGQALVDGRWLDCVTHHDQIFRDEYALYRPLQSTEFSETPSPDSDSVNSLEGHSEPSWFKDIKFDDSDTEQLADENDYVTPSSSSPSKRTSVSSFHSAVDSDSAASISLNMEQDNVNFHIKKQAKYPHVPPYPAEQKSMEPHDPFTPETDIHAPMEVLLSEDGGQHISISDAFIKESLFNRRVEEKAKEMLFTPLGWHHSSLDQLREENGEKKAMERLLSANHSHMMALLQQLLYSESLSLSWRDIIVPVVRQVVQTVRPDVRSCDDDMDIRQFVHIKKIPGGKKFDSAVVNGFVCTKNIAHKKMNSYIKNPKILLLKCSIEYLYREETKFTCIDPIVLQEREFLKNYVQRIVDVRPNLVLVEKTVSRIAQDMLLEHGIAIVINVKPQVLDRVSRMTQGDLVISMDQLLTKPRLGTCHKFYLHSFQLPNSEVKTLMFFEGCPPQLGCTIKLRGASEYELARVKEIIIFMVCVAYHSQLEISFLMDEFAMPPSLAESSSFPCLLESTTLREEDETSGERESQDNDESTLGDDNLTLVPGDDFETGFTGTIKAHSREPSTSESSHKDGESPRINKNASITSFSGGEEENIKTSTPLSSFSSTFPQPVTPPFLISDVKEMSQEVVKGSGEGEKNKYLESTLVHQDSTSSETSLPPTRLFRDPLQDDTGLFVTEHVASSDDRLKSISALFKQELKDIILCISPFITFREPFLLTPAGLRCPSRDYFPEQVYLSPLLNKDSKELDGRRKRQLLKESSPGSGSLTNGSVSHQRAIQILPCHKLTSARIAEQVGSSQQLARMLADYRAQGGRIRQREGTQFREAPPPKAPIKADSEEDKGAGVIDMTWSTKLDCLNPINHQRLCVLFSSSSAQSNNAPNPCVSPWIVTMEFYGKNDLTLGVFLERYCFRPSYQCPSMYCETPMVHHIRRFVHGKGCVQIVLKELDSPVPGYQHTILNYSWCRICKQVTPVVPLSNDSWSMSFAKYLELRFYGHQYTRRANAEPCGHSIHKDYHQYFSYNQMVASFSYIPVRLLEICLPPPKIIIRNQGPSKSSLQQDLKDFSQKVAQVYLAIDDRLTSLKTDTFSKTREEKMEDMFAQKDMEESELRGWIEKLQVRLQTSVIDSSQQLQAVLESVVVKKQGLCETLQSWNNRLQELFQQEKGRKRLSVPPSPGRHRQPTTDESKTSALESSPRNPSPVVPNGDKEDRHLNTFPSSSGSSSLLQLPSPAEQPSDVITSGPSFPDQDSVSNPEDMFDGHLLGSNDSQVKEKSTMKTILANLLPGNSYNPIPFPFDPDKHYLMYEHERVPIAVCEREPSSIIAFALSCKEYKTALEELTKTTAKTGGDDTSQTISAGESRVKNSPAKPSDNSMSQLSRSSVDADPLKEPESADKQKKQTGNPHIELQFSDANAKFYCRIYYAEEFHKMREEIMESTEDDFVRSLSHCVNWQARGGKSGAVFYATEDDRFILKQMPRLEVQSFLDFAPHYFTYITGAVHLKRPTALAKILGVYRIGYKNSQNNTEKKLDLLVMENLFYGRKMAQVFDLKGSLRNRNVKTDQGKESCEVVLLDENLLKLVHDNPLYIRSHCKAILRAAIHSDALFLSSHLIIDYSLLVGRDDSTDELVVGIIDYIRTFTWDKKLEMVVKSTGILGGQGKMPTVVSPELYRTRFCEAMDKYFLMVPDHWSGLGLNC
- the pikfyve gene encoding 1-phosphatidylinositol 3-phosphate 5-kinase, with the translated sequence MAADDKASSSSSVMDWSSEPPPSPTSPSHLTHFKPLTPEQDEPPLRSAYSSFVSLFRFNKEKTGANIAPAKKLAKLEEGRPPSVTEKSQSASSSPQGPRRNWSSPSHSIHGSETHRKHPELLRRTSAASEGRRKSEAPLGSHDPRTAVQLRTALKRLKEIMEGKSQDSDLKQYWMPDSQCKECYDCNEKFTTFRRRHHCRLCGQIFCSRCCNQEIPGKFMGYTGDLRACTYCRKIALSYAHSTDSSSIGEDLSALSDSPCSVCVLEPTEPRTPVGGRKASRNIFLEEDLAWQRKNSIGMRKNHQESQNSGLNSRLTVVQEDIGKSPARKRSASVTNLSLDRSGSSMVPAYESSVSPQNSRALPKTDHSEEERKILLDSFQLKDIWKKICHNTTGMEFQDHRYWLRTYPNCIVGKELVNWLLRNGTISTRAQAIAIGQALVDGRWLDCVTHHDQIFRDEYALYRPLQSTEFSETPSPDSDSVNSLEGHSEPSWFKDIKFDDSDTEQLADENDYVTPSSSSPSKRTSVSSFHSAVDSDSAASISLNMEQDNVNFHIKKQAKYPHVPPYPAEQKMEVLLSEDGGQHISISDAFIKESLFNRRVEEKAKEMLFTPLGWHHSSLDQLREENGEKKAMERLLSANHSHMMALLQQLLYSESLSLSWRDIIVPVVRQVVQTVRPDVRSCDDDMDIRQFVHIKKIPGGKKFDSAVVNGFVCTKNIAHKKMNSYIKNPKILLLKCSIEYLYREETKFTCIDPIVLQEREFLKNYVQRIVDVRPNLVLVEKTVSRIAQDMLLEHGIAIVINVKPQVLDRVSRMTQGDLVISMDQLLTKPRLGTCHKFYLHSFQLPNSEVKTLMFFEGCPPQLGCTIKLRGASEYELARVKEIIIFMVCVAYHSQLEISFLMDEFAMPPSLAESSSFPCLLESTTLREEDETSGERESQDNDESTLGDDNLTLVPGDDFETGFTGTIKAHSREPSTSESSHKDGESPRINKNASITSFSGGEEENIKTSTPLSSFSSTFPQPVTPPFLISDVKEMSQEVVKGSGEGEKNKYLESTLVHQDSTSSETSLPPTRLFRDPLQDDTGLFVTEHVASSDDRLKSISALFKQELKDIILCISPFITFREPFLLTPAGLRCPSRDYFPEQVYLSPLLNKDSKELDGRRKRQLLKESSPGSGSLTNGSVSHQRAIQILPCHKLTSARIAEQVGSSQQLARMLADYRAQGGRIRQREGTQFREAPPPKAPIKADSEEDKGAGVIDMTWSTKLDCLNPINHQRLCVLFSSSSAQSNNAPNPCVSPWIVTMEFYGKNDLTLGVFLERYCFRPSYQCPSMYCETPMVHHIRRFVHGKGCVQIVLKELDSPVPGYQHTILNYSWCRICKQVTPVVPLSNDSWSMSFAKYLELRFYGHQYTRRANAEPCGHSIHKDYHQYFSYNQMVASFSYIPVRLLEICLPPPKIIIRNQGPSKSSLQQDLKDFSQKVAQVYLAIDDRLTSLKTDTFSKTREEKMEDMFAQKDMEESELRGWIEKLQVRLQTSVIDSSQQLQAVLESVVVKKQGLCETLQSWNNRLQELFQQEKGRKRLSVPPSPGRHRQPTTDESKTSALESSPRNPSPVVPNGDKEDRHLNTFPSSSGSSSLLQLPSPAEQPSDVITSGPSFPDQDSVSNPEDMFDGHLLGSNDSQVKEKSTMKTILANLLPGNSYNPIPFPFDPDKHYLMYEHERVPIAVCEREPSSIIAFALSCKEYKTALEELTKTTAKTGGDDTSQTISAGESRVKNSPAKPSDNSMSQLSRSSVDADPLKEPESADKQKKQTGNPHIELQFSDANAKFYCRIYYAEEFHKMREEIMESTEDDFVRSLSHCVNWQARGGKSGAVFYATEDDRFILKQMPRLEVQSFLDFAPHYFTYITGAVHLKRPTALAKILGVYRIGYKNSQNNTEKKLDLLVMENLFYGRKMAQVFDLKGSLRNRNVKTDQGKESCEVVLLDENLLKLVHDNPLYIRSHCKAILRAAIHSDALFLSSHLIIDYSLLVGRDDSTDELVVGIIDYIRTFTWDKKLEMVVKSTGILGGQGKMPTVVSPELYRTRFCEAMDKYFLMVPDHWSGLGLNC